The Candidatus Eisenbacteria bacterium DNA segment GACCTGGACTGGTCCTCCGCGCCCAGGGCCTGCGCCAGCACGGTGTAGCGGGGCTGTTCGTAGCTCAGCAACGCCGCGTAGCGGTGGCGCACCAGGCTGGCGGCGCGGGCCTTGCTCGTGTCAATGAGCCCGTAGTTCGCGAAGGCCGACAGTCGCAGGCCCGGCAGGACCGTGTACGTGAGCCGGCCCGCAAGGTCCTTGGCCCGGTCCGCCTCCGCCTTCTTGTAACCTTCCCCGTTGGAGACCAGCACCTTGTAGGCGAGCTTGCGGTTGAGGATGCCCTCGGCTCCCAGTCCCAGGTCCGAGCTGGTCAGCTTGCCTTCGTTGTCCGAGAGGACCTTCTGGACGAATCGGTACTTCCAGATGCCTTCCTCGAAGTCCACCAGCGGGGTCTGCTGCATGCCGAGGAGCACGGTTGCGCTGGGGCTGAACACCACGCCGTCGTAGGCGTACTTCACGTAGTCGAACAGGCGCTCGCCGGTGGTGCGCTCCGCGTCCAGCGTGAGCCGGTACACGCCCCTGCGGTTCAGGCTGCCGCGCACGTTCAGGTAGGCGCGGTCCACGCCGAACTCGTTGAACCCGGGCGTCTTCTTCAGGTCGTCGCTCCAGCGCAGGAACAGCACGCCGTCCACGGATGCCTGCGACTGCCGGTTGCGCACCTCGTTCAGCCGGGCGCTGAGGTCGGCCAGTGCGGCGTTCAGCTCCTGGCGCAGGTCCTCGATGCTCTCCAGGGTCGAGGCAGCGGAGTCGGGCGGGGCAGGGGGCGCGTCCTGGGCCCGGGCGCTGCCTGCGGCCAGCAGGATCATCAGCGCCACCGGGGCCGTGATGCGGTGCAGCAAGGTCACCTCCGTGAAGAGTCCGGATAGCCGGGTCCGCCGGGCTCTCCGGCCCGCCGCGTCCCGGCGCGTGATGCGACACGCTTCTCTGTTCCCTTGGGATGCCATGATCTCAGCCGGGGCGGACTGGGAGGGTTTCAGGCGTGTAAAGACCGTGTGAACTACTCCCCGGGAGTTTCGGACGCGTTGGAGTCCGCGGCCCGCGGCGCGCGCGGCTGTAAACGGGCTGTAAACTCCGCGGACACGCGCGGAAAGTGATGGGTTGGTGGAGAATCGAGCGGCGTGGCCGTGCTATCTTAGAAGGATATGGAACGTCACTTGGATCAGGAGCTGGCGGATCTCTCGGCCCTGCTGGCGCAGATGGGCGGGCGCGCCGAGGAGATGGTGCGCAAGGCCATGGCGGCGTTGCGCACGCGCAACGCGCTGCTGGCCTCGGAGCTGCGCGCCGACGACCTGGAGGTGGACCGGCTGGAGCTGGCCATCGAGGAACGCTGTCTCACGCTGCTGGCGCTGCGCCAGCCCATCGCCACCGACCTGCGCCTGGTGACCGCGGCGCTGCACGTGGCCACCGACCTGGAGCGGGTGGGGGACCACGCCATCAACGTGGGGCGCACCGTCACCGAGCTCACCCGGCTGCCCAACACCGTCTCGATGCCGCCGGAGCTGGACCGCCTGGCCGGCGCCGCCACGGGTATGCTGCAGCGCGCGCTGGACGCCTTCACCGCCCGCGACAGCAGCTCGGCCCGCAGCGTGTGCGCGGACGACGACGAGGCCGACGCCCTCGAGGACGAGACGCTGCGGATTCTCCAGGAGCGCATGATCTCGGAGCCGGCCAGCGTGCCGATGTGCGTGCAGCTGCTGCTGGTGGCCCGCAATCTCGAGCGGATCGCGGACCTGGCCACCAACGTGGCCGAGGAAGCCATCTTCGTGGCGCAGGCGCGGGTCATCAAGCACCATCACGAGGACCCGGTCTAGCCGCCCCCCGCAACCCGGGCCACGCGTTCAGGGCTCAGGCGCCACCCTCCATTACAGCATCAATCTGGCGCATCACGTCGTCGGTCATCTTCGGCACCACCTCCAGCGCCCCGAGATTCTCGCGCACCTGCTCCACGCGGGTCGCGCCGGTGATCACGCTGCTCACGCGCGGGTTCTTGAGGCACCACGCCAGCGCCAGCTGGGCCATGGTGCAGCCCAGGCGGTTGGCGACGAAGGCCAGTTGCCGCACCTTCTGGATGCGCTCGGCGCGCAGCACGTCTTCCTTGAGCCAGCCGAGCGTGGGGGTGGCCAGGCGCGAGCCGGCGGGCACGCCCTCGTTGTACTTGCCGCTCAGCAGCCCCGAGGCCAGCGGGCTCCACACCGTGAGCCCCATGCCGAAATCCCGGCACAGGGGTTCGTATTCCTGCTCCACGCGCTCGCGGTGGAACAGGTTGTACTGCGGCTGCTCGGTGACTGGCTTGCGCAGGTGGTGCCGCTCGGCGATCTCGTAGGCCTGCCGGATGCCCGCGGCGTCCCACTCGGACACACCCCAGTACAGCGCCTTGCCGCGCTGCACCATGTCGTGCATGGCCCACACCGTCTCCTCCACCGGGGTCCCGGGGTCGGGGCGGTGACAGAATGCGAGGTCCACGTAGTCCAGCTGCAGCCGGGTGAGCGAGCCGTCCATGGCGGCCATGAGGTACTTGCGGCACAGGGTGTTCTTCTGGTTCGGCCCGTCGGTGAGGCCCCAGTAGAACTTGGTGGAGACCACGTAGCTGGCGCGGGGCCAAGCGAGCTTGCGCAGGATCTGCCCGGTCACCATCTCGGCGTTGCCCCGCGCGTACACCTCGGCGTTGTCGAAGAAGTTGACGCCCGCCTCGTAGGCGGCCTTCATGCACTCCAGGGCCACGTCGGCGCCCACTGCCCCGCCGTAGGTGATCCACGCGCCAAGCGAAAGTTCGCTCACCTGCAGCCCCGAATTGCCCAGCCTCCGGTAGTTCATGCGTCGCTCCCTGGATGGAATGAGATCCGTCGAGATTGAACGGTGGTTCGCCTGCAGCCCGGTGTTCAGGCGGAATCGAGGTCCGCGTCCCCGCCGCCCGGGCCGGTGTCCTGGTGCGACATCCGGAAGTCCCCCAGTCCGTGCTCGTCCAGCCGGCAGCTGAGCGCCACGGGATTGCTCCCCGGGCGCGCGAACGATCGGAAGCGAAGCGCCGGGCCACCTTCCGCGGGCCGCACCGTGTGCGTTCGCAGCGCCAGCAACCGCGACATCACCACGCTGCACTCCGGCGCGAACCCGATCCGCCGGTTCGCAGCCAGCGACGCCGCGTTGGACGTGGCGATACACGCCACCGCCACGCGCAGCCCCTCCCGCTCCCAGGCCGCCGCGAAGAGCTTGCCCAGCATGCCCTGGCGCCGGAAGTCGGGGGAGGTGGCCTCGTCGAACACATAGCCCGCGCCTCCGGCGAGCAGCAGCGAGAGGCGCAGCGGATAGATGGAATAGCGCTGCAGGCCCACCCACAGGAACGCCGCCGCCGTGTGGTCGTGGCGCAGGATGTAGGGCCTCAGCCCGCGGCGGAGCCGGTCGGTGAACAGCGCCGCGGTGCGCCCGCCGGGGCCGTGGACCGCCTCCGCCACGCGCAGCAGGTCCGGCACGTCGGCCTCGGTGGCCGGCGCCACCACCTCGCCCGGGGCGGGCGGGCGCGCGCCTTCCGGCGATCGCGCCAGGTAGAACTCCCCGGAGAAGCGGGTGCCCAGGCTCACGGGTTGGGGCTCCTGTCGGCCGCTTCCTGGAACGGGTTGGCGACCTTCGAGATGGTGAAGCGGTACTTGCCGCTGGCCTCGCGCGGTATCTGGTCCACGAACTCGAAGTCGTACTTCATGGTGGGCCCGAAGAACTCCGGGATCCGCGCGCGGAACGCCGCCAGCACCTCGTCCGTGAAGTCCGCGCCCTTCACCACGCGGAAGAGCAGGTGGTCCATCCGCTCCTGCACGATCTGCACCCGCTCCAGCCCCAGGAACTTCGCGGTGAAGTTGTCCAGGATGGACACGCCGAAGATCACCCGTCCCTCCGGTGTGACGATGAAGTCCGCGACGCGGCCCTGCACCTTCTCCATGAGCGGCAGGCCGCGCCCGCAGGGGCAGGCGCGGTCGGTGGGGGTGCCGGCGTCCTCCACGCGGTAGCGGATGAAGGGCATGGCCACGTTGGTGAGGTCGGTGAGGTGGATCTCGCCGCATTCCCCGGGCGCGGCGGGCCGGCCCTCCACCAGGAACTCCACCAGCAGGTGGTCGGAGTTCAGGTGCATGCCCGAGTGCGCGTCGCACTCGCTGGCTATGAGGCTCACTTCCTCGCACCCGTAGCGGTCAAATACCTTGCACTGGAATACGTCCTCCAGCGTGGCGCGCTCGATGTCGGCCAGCACCGTGGAGGTGCTGATCACGGTCCTCACCGTGGGCGCGCCGTAACCGTGCCGGCGCATGAAGGAAGCCAGGATGTACATGGAGTGAGAATGCCCGAACACCACCGTCGGCCGGTGGGAGCGCATGCGGCGCGCGAAGTCGTGCATCATGGCCGCGTCGAGGCGCAGCGTGTCCAGCGCGATGGCCCGGTCCAGCAGCAGGTTGCGCAGCCGGATCTTGAGACTGGCGTTCAGGTCGTGGGCGCCCCACACCATCGCCACCTTGTCGCCCACGTTCCAGCCGGCCCAGGAGTTGTTGCGCAGCGCCAGCGCGGTCTTGCGCACGTTGCTGTCGAAGTCCACGAAGAACTGCAGCGGCACGCTGGTGGAGCCGCCGGTCTTGCTGGCGAGGCGCTTCGCTTCGGGGAAGCCGCGTGCCAGCAGGTCGGCCCCGTGGGCGCGCACGTCGGCCTTGGTAAGCGGCGGAAGGCGGCGGAAGTCGTCCATGCTGAAGCTGGCGGGGTCCAGTCCGGCGGCCCGGAAGCGCCCGGCGTGGAAGGGGCAGCGCTCGCCGGCCCACGCGATCAGGGCGTGGAGCTTCTCCTCCTGGCGGGCGCGGATCTCGGCGGGAGGGAGGTACTGGGTGCGCTCCAGCTCGCGCAGGATGCGGTACACCGGGCGGCCCTCGCGAAACGCCTGCAGCGGGGCCACCACATGTCGGACGACGGGCGCGAACAGGTCCATCCCTCGCAGAGACTCCTTTCGGACATCGTAGCCTAGCACACGCTCCGGGCCGCGATTGTGGTATTCTGGCAGTCCCACCGGGAGGCCGCGACCCCCGGAGCGGCCGTCCGCAGGCCCGCACGCTGGTCCCTGTTCCCGTCCATGCTCACGCCCGCCCGCCGACCCCACGGGCCCGAGGAATCCTTGCGTCCGACTTCGCGATTCGCGCCCCGTTTCGTGTCACGCATCCCGTGCCTGTCCGTCGCCGCCCTCCGGCGGCTCGCGGCGGCCGCGACGATCTGCCCGCTGCTGTGGCTGGCCGGCTGCGCCCGCCTGGACCCCAACACCCAGCCCCCGCCAGCCACCTGCGATCCCTCCGATTCCGCGACGCCCTGCTGCGGGCGCACCGCGGTGGGCACGGGGTTTCCGGGCGAGCTGGCCGCGGTCGGCACCGACACCACGCTCGACCTGGCCACCTGGAACATGCTGAACTTCCCCTCCAGCCACCCCGCGAGCGTGGGCATCCAGATGGCGGCGCGCATCATCTCGGCCGCCAGCCTGGACCTCTGGGCGGTGGAGGAGATCGCCAGCGTGTCCAGCTTCGACTCGGTCCTGGCCCGGCTGCCGGGCTACGCGGGGCTGGTTTCCCCGGACCAGTACAGCCCGGGCAACTACCAGAAGACCGGGGTGATCTACCGGACCTCGGTGATCACGGTCCGCTCCGTCACGCCCATCTTCACCGGGGACTTCAGCGCGTTTCCAAGGCCGCCCCTCGAGCTGGACATCGCCGCGACGGCCAACAACCGCACCTATTCCTTCCGCCTGATCGTGCTGCACCTGAAGGCCGGCAGCACCGCCGATGATCTGGCTCGCCGCCGGGATGCCAACTTCAAGATCCGCCAGTACCTCGACCTGCAGCAGACGGCCCGGCCCGGCGTGCCCTACCTGGTGGCGGGCGACTGGAACGGCGTGCTCACCGACGCGCCGGACCGCAACTCGTTCACCAGCCTGCTGTCCGATTCGACGGACTACAAGTTCCTCACCATGGGCATCACCGGCAGGTCCGACCTCTACTCGCACCCGGCCTCCGCGCGGCTGATTGACCACTGGATGATCAACCGCGCCGCCTGCCCCGTGTTCGCGCGCGCCCGCGTGGTGACGCTGCGGCCGGGCGATTACCTGCCCACCTACCAGGACGACCTGTCCGACCACCGGCCGGTGATGGTGGCGGTGCCGGTGTTCCGGTAGGCGCGCCGCAGTCCGGGCTTTCATGCCTGAGCTGCGCCTGGGGCCGGCAGGCATGAATGCCTGCCCCACATGAATGCGACGGGCCGGCCCGGGGATTCCGGACCGGCCCTCGCATTTCGTGTCGCTGTCTGCCGCACGCGGCGCCTGGCATCTGTCCCGCGCCTGTAGTTACGCGTCCTGGTTTTCCCGCCCTGGCCGCCAGCTTGCGGCTGCCCCGCCTACGGCGACGGCGTCAGCGGCTCATCCACCTTCACCCAGCGCGACTCGCTCCTGCGGGCCACGGGGGAGTGGCGGCGGAAGTAGTTCTCCAGCGACTCGCGGTCCGAGTAGCGCGTCTGGTACACGGAGTCCTCCGGCACCTCGCGCATCACGGTCAGGCCGCTGTTGCCCTCGGCCAGGAAGTTGGTCATGGCCACGGTGTAGGTCTTCGCTGTGTCCAGCGGCGCGCCCCCGACCTCGATCGAGACGATCCGCTGTCCCGCAGGTCGGGTCGGGTCGTACTTCGCGGTGGCGCCCGAGATGAACAGCCCCAGTGCCCACCGGCTGACCTTCTGCTCGAAGAGCCGCCGCAGCACCTCGCCCTTCATGCTGACCGAGACCACCGCGTTGTCGAAGGGCAGCACCGAGAGGCACTCGCGCTTGGTGATGCGCCCCGGTGCTATGTCCGCCCGCACGCCGCCGGTGTTCTGGATCGCCACGTCCGTGCCCGCCTGCTCGCGGATGGCGTCGGTGACCAGCGCTCCCATGAGGCCCTTCTCGGCGGAGCCGCGCTCCAGGTTCACGCGCGTCTCGCCCAGGATCTCGTCCAGGCCCTGCTCGGCCTCCGCCACCTGGAGGTTGATGCCCTCGGCCACGCCCTGGTCGGGCCAGAACTCGTCCTCGTAGAGGGTGACCAGCGCGCCGCGGTCGTGGTGCGTGTCGTA contains these protein-coding regions:
- a CDS encoding phenylacetate--CoA ligase family protein — its product is MDLFAPVVRHVVAPLQAFREGRPVYRILRELERTQYLPPAEIRARQEEKLHALIAWAGERCPFHAGRFRAAGLDPASFSMDDFRRLPPLTKADVRAHGADLLARGFPEAKRLASKTGGSTSVPLQFFVDFDSNVRKTALALRNNSWAGWNVGDKVAMVWGAHDLNASLKIRLRNLLLDRAIALDTLRLDAAMMHDFARRMRSHRPTVVFGHSHSMYILASFMRRHGYGAPTVRTVISTSTVLADIERATLEDVFQCKVFDRYGCEEVSLIASECDAHSGMHLNSDHLLVEFLVEGRPAAPGECGEIHLTDLTNVAMPFIRYRVEDAGTPTDRACPCGRGLPLMEKVQGRVADFIVTPEGRVIFGVSILDNFTAKFLGLERVQIVQERMDHLLFRVVKGADFTDEVLAAFRARIPEFFGPTMKYDFEFVDQIPREASGKYRFTISKVANPFQEAADRSPNP
- a CDS encoding aldo/keto reductase, whose amino-acid sequence is MNYRRLGNSGLQVSELSLGAWITYGGAVGADVALECMKAAYEAGVNFFDNAEVYARGNAEMVTGQILRKLAWPRASYVVSTKFYWGLTDGPNQKNTLCRKYLMAAMDGSLTRLQLDYVDLAFCHRPDPGTPVEETVWAMHDMVQRGKALYWGVSEWDAAGIRQAYEIAERHHLRKPVTEQPQYNLFHRERVEQEYEPLCRDFGMGLTVWSPLASGLLSGKYNEGVPAGSRLATPTLGWLKEDVLRAERIQKVRQLAFVANRLGCTMAQLALAWCLKNPRVSSVITGATRVEQVRENLGALEVVPKMTDDVMRQIDAVMEGGA
- the phoU gene encoding phosphate signaling complex protein PhoU, with translation MDQELADLSALLAQMGGRAEEMVRKAMAALRTRNALLASELRADDLEVDRLELAIEERCLTLLALRQPIATDLRLVTAALHVATDLERVGDHAINVGRTVTELTRLPNTVSMPPELDRLAGAATGMLQRALDAFTARDSSSARSVCADDDEADALEDETLRILQERMISEPASVPMCVQLLLVARNLERIADLATNVAEEAIFVAQARVIKHHHEDPV
- a CDS encoding GNAT family N-acetyltransferase, whose product is MSLGTRFSGEFYLARSPEGARPPAPGEVVAPATEADVPDLLRVAEAVHGPGGRTAALFTDRLRRGLRPYILRHDHTAAAFLWVGLQRYSIYPLRLSLLLAGGAGYVFDEATSPDFRRQGMLGKLFAAAWEREGLRVAVACIATSNAASLAANRRIGFAPECSVVMSRLLALRTHTVRPAEGGPALRFRSFARPGSNPVALSCRLDEHGLGDFRMSHQDTGPGGGDADLDSA
- a CDS encoding endonuclease/exonuclease/phosphatase family protein encodes the protein MRPTSRFAPRFVSRIPCLSVAALRRLAAAATICPLLWLAGCARLDPNTQPPPATCDPSDSATPCCGRTAVGTGFPGELAAVGTDTTLDLATWNMLNFPSSHPASVGIQMAARIISAASLDLWAVEEIASVSSFDSVLARLPGYAGLVSPDQYSPGNYQKTGVIYRTSVITVRSVTPIFTGDFSAFPRPPLELDIAATANNRTYSFRLIVLHLKAGSTADDLARRRDANFKIRQYLDLQQTARPGVPYLVAGDWNGVLTDAPDRNSFTSLLSDSTDYKFLTMGITGRSDLYSHPASARLIDHWMINRAACPVFARARVVTLRPGDYLPTYQDDLSDHRPVMVAVPVFR